In the genome of Methanopyrus kandleri AV19, one region contains:
- a CDS encoding hydantoinase/oxoprolinase family protein, with the protein MRVLGLDTGSTHVDAVVLEDGEVEDRVKVPRDGKLLEPTRRALRALDADERRVSTTLPINALTRGRTDPVHLVLIPGPGLDPEPLLDLADRADVLPGYVDHRGDIVEEPDPDAVEPSGEDHALAVVAKHSHRNADPERKIIEAHRETYVEAVPGYHLPYGNFPRRVATAVLGARVKRVTRRFLEALGRVDGVLRGDGGLQTPEEALRVPVNVLHSGPAAGVLGAAYLTGRDDFLLADVGGATIDLTEARGGRPVTEEGAELFGYPTAVRAAIVRSLPYGGNAVLTGEGITNDTATPACYGGSEPTLTDALVVAGYHDPEPDGDPSKSRRVLRELGDPHEVAEETLETIRRELLRRFETHDSVLWAGALAPALRELTGVGEVVPHHDVCNAVGCAVARHAREAVVYVHTERGYGHVAPAGERFEVDRGRVYSREELVELAIEAAGFEPDEVRVRAFEIVRGGVRVGQWAEVYLYRTPGVEPPS; encoded by the coding sequence ATGCGCGTCCTCGGTCTCGACACCGGCAGCACCCACGTCGACGCCGTCGTCCTCGAGGACGGAGAGGTCGAGGATCGCGTCAAGGTACCGCGCGACGGTAAGCTCCTCGAACCCACCCGTCGCGCCCTCCGCGCGCTCGACGCCGACGAGCGACGTGTCAGCACCACCCTCCCGATCAACGCCCTTACACGCGGTCGCACCGACCCCGTCCACCTCGTCCTTATCCCTGGTCCCGGCTTGGACCCCGAGCCCCTCCTCGACCTAGCCGACCGCGCCGACGTTCTCCCCGGTTACGTCGACCATCGAGGTGACATCGTCGAGGAACCGGACCCCGACGCGGTGGAGCCTTCCGGAGAGGATCACGCCTTGGCCGTCGTCGCGAAGCACTCCCATCGTAACGCGGATCCGGAGCGGAAGATCATCGAAGCCCACCGAGAGACCTACGTCGAGGCGGTCCCCGGCTACCACCTACCTTACGGCAACTTCCCACGCCGTGTCGCCACTGCTGTACTCGGCGCCCGCGTCAAACGGGTCACCCGTCGCTTCCTCGAGGCCCTCGGTCGCGTCGACGGCGTGCTTCGGGGCGACGGAGGACTCCAGACTCCTGAGGAGGCCCTCCGCGTCCCTGTCAACGTCCTTCACTCCGGACCCGCCGCCGGCGTCCTAGGTGCGGCTTACCTCACCGGCCGCGATGACTTCCTCCTCGCCGACGTAGGGGGCGCTACCATCGATCTCACAGAGGCCCGCGGCGGGCGCCCGGTCACCGAGGAGGGGGCCGAGCTTTTCGGGTATCCGACCGCCGTTCGAGCCGCCATCGTCCGCTCCCTCCCGTACGGCGGCAACGCCGTCCTCACCGGTGAGGGAATCACCAACGACACCGCCACACCGGCCTGCTACGGCGGTTCCGAGCCCACCCTGACCGACGCCCTGGTAGTCGCCGGATACCACGATCCGGAGCCCGACGGCGATCCATCCAAGTCTCGTCGCGTCCTCCGCGAGCTCGGCGATCCCCATGAGGTGGCCGAGGAAACCCTCGAAACCATTCGTCGGGAGCTGCTTCGGAGGTTCGAGACGCACGACAGCGTCCTCTGGGCCGGTGCCCTCGCGCCCGCCCTCCGCGAGCTAACCGGCGTCGGTGAGGTGGTTCCCCATCACGACGTCTGCAACGCCGTCGGCTGCGCCGTCGCCCGTCACGCCCGTGAAGCCGTAGTCTACGTACACACCGAGCGCGGGTACGGACACGTCGCTCCCGCCGGAGAGAGGTTCGAAGTCGATCGGGGCCGCGTGTACAGTCGCGAAGAATTGGTCGAGCTCGCCATCGAGGCCGCCGGCTTCGAGCCCGACGAAGTCAGGGTCCGCGCCTTCGAGATCGTACGCGGGGGCGTTCGCGTGGGTCAGTGGGCCGAGGTGTACCTGTACAGGACCCCCGGCGTCGAGCCGCCGTCCTGA
- a CDS encoding nucleoside recognition domain-containing protein, with protein MDVTKLVIHYLLVIAKVAPLVFLGFFLASVMIILRVHERLGKLTGRRLARLGLTPEAASAMAASLVSPSAGYPILAEFRREGRLDDRDVVLLVVATTFPTTVGEMFLKGPFFAALAILGPKLGTEYMGALFVTALLQTLPALALYGARSGNGSDIHLPSTSHDDVPPLREAVIEGLRRAARRMKYVLPRMVGIGLPMVILAEVLRSWVHGGLGPVVAITLANVSHYTVGYATAAELVHRGVLSESEAVAALLIAGCANVLMIFLKASLATYVSIFGSRLGLRAWAANLGSSVGARLLMAYAILRWS; from the coding sequence ATGGACGTCACAAAGCTCGTCATACATTATCTACTGGTGATCGCAAAGGTAGCACCTCTGGTATTCCTGGGGTTCTTTTTGGCTTCAGTAATGATAATCCTTCGAGTACATGAGAGGTTAGGAAAACTGACGGGTAGGAGGCTGGCGAGGTTAGGGTTGACCCCCGAAGCCGCGTCTGCGATGGCGGCCTCGCTCGTGAGTCCCAGCGCGGGGTATCCCATACTGGCCGAGTTCCGGCGTGAGGGTCGCTTGGACGATCGTGACGTGGTGTTGCTGGTCGTCGCTACCACGTTCCCCACTACCGTGGGTGAGATGTTCCTGAAAGGGCCGTTCTTCGCGGCCCTGGCGATACTCGGTCCGAAACTGGGAACGGAGTACATGGGTGCGCTCTTCGTTACCGCGCTGCTCCAGACGCTCCCTGCCTTGGCACTGTACGGAGCGCGCTCCGGCAACGGGTCCGACATCCATCTGCCATCGACGTCCCACGACGACGTCCCGCCCCTCCGCGAGGCCGTGATCGAGGGGCTACGGCGTGCGGCCCGAAGGATGAAATACGTCCTACCTAGGATGGTCGGGATCGGATTACCCATGGTGATCCTGGCGGAAGTCCTTCGGTCGTGGGTCCACGGAGGCCTCGGTCCGGTGGTGGCGATCACCCTCGCTAACGTCAGCCACTACACGGTCGGGTACGCCACGGCGGCGGAGCTGGTTCACAGAGGAGTGCTCTCGGAGAGCGAGGCGGTGGCGGCCTTGCTCATCGCGGGATGCGCCAACGTCCTGATGATCTTCCTGAAGGCGTCGTTGGCGACGTACGTGTCGATCTTCGGCTCCAGGCTGGGTCTTCGGGCGTGGGCCGCGAACTTGGGATCCAGCGTCGGAGCTCGGCTCCTGATGGCGTACGCGATACTGCGATGGTCGTAG
- a CDS encoding CBS domain-containing protein produces MPELPSVEDLMSRNPVTVDADQSLKFALKTMRKRKVNRLPVTERVSEDRKELVGILTVLDAALAVADAMFGDRSPSRIKVSEVMSSPVITISPGATVLDAAQTMLVHGVSGLPVLDGDRLVGMITKTDLLELVRSEDYVALHMVKDPITVSAGTSLLHARRLMFEENAKVLPVVERERLVGLLTDRTLALELARLREKSPKGKFRSALKRARVDDVMRTPISVRTDYGLVDAAELIVRKRVPGVPVVNYQDEVVGVITKTDLLHLLVEELEAAG; encoded by the coding sequence TTGCCGGAGCTCCCATCAGTGGAGGATCTGATGTCGCGAAACCCGGTTACAGTGGACGCCGACCAGTCCCTCAAGTTCGCCCTGAAGACCATGCGCAAGCGCAAGGTGAACAGACTACCCGTCACCGAGCGCGTGTCCGAGGACCGGAAGGAGCTTGTGGGCATACTCACGGTCCTCGACGCGGCCCTGGCCGTCGCCGATGCTATGTTCGGTGACCGTTCACCCTCGAGGATTAAGGTTTCGGAGGTCATGTCGTCACCCGTGATCACCATCTCACCCGGAGCCACCGTCCTCGACGCCGCCCAGACCATGCTGGTCCACGGTGTCTCCGGGCTCCCGGTGCTGGACGGTGACCGCCTCGTCGGGATGATCACGAAGACCGACTTACTGGAGCTCGTGCGGTCCGAGGACTACGTGGCGCTTCACATGGTCAAGGATCCCATCACGGTGTCGGCCGGTACCAGCCTGCTTCACGCACGTCGACTCATGTTCGAGGAGAACGCCAAGGTGCTTCCGGTCGTCGAGCGCGAGCGGCTGGTCGGGCTGCTGACGGACCGCACACTGGCACTCGAGCTTGCCAGACTCCGCGAGAAGTCACCCAAGGGCAAGTTCCGATCCGCACTCAAGCGCGCACGCGTGGATGACGTGATGAGAACGCCGATCTCCGTACGGACCGACTACGGCCTGGTCGACGCCGCCGAGCTCATTGTCCGGAAACGGGTCCCCGGGGTCCCGGTGGTCAACTACCAGGACGAGGTCGTCGGCGTAATAACCAAAACCGACCTCCTGCACTTACTGGTGGAAGAGCTGGAGGCGGCCGGCTAA
- a CDS encoding radical SAM protein, whose amino-acid sequence MVRKVRLVGCRHCGYCSQVVDCPVGDPLWNREDCVGCGACVPACPYGARRLVEVEEGPITVRVDGEEVEVESRWVEGALREIGHDVDAPCGVGGCYACAVRLNGEVVPACNSKLTEGDEVETEDVDGKIRVVSGFQPHPVGGVGTPVELKDKPGYVEAACFAHGCNLRCPQCQNHSIAFGAAMGARMRPEEAARLLVGTAREYGVNRVAISGGEPTLNREFLVEFVRKCREYGGPDLRVHVDTNGTVLSPDYVDELVEAGMTDIGIDVKGFRPETFAEVAGIDVKGAAEYVDGVLRILEYLADEYLEEVFVGVGIPYNPELVDKEEVFALTDWLYEHLGEDVQVCYLDYRPEFRRRDLPLPKYEDMVELEEYARSLGFRRVHAQKVSVRR is encoded by the coding sequence TTGGTCCGGAAAGTCCGACTGGTCGGATGCAGGCACTGCGGCTATTGCTCCCAGGTGGTGGACTGTCCCGTCGGTGATCCCCTGTGGAACCGTGAGGACTGCGTCGGATGCGGCGCGTGCGTCCCGGCCTGCCCGTACGGCGCCCGCAGGTTAGTCGAGGTCGAGGAAGGACCGATCACGGTACGGGTGGACGGGGAAGAAGTCGAGGTCGAATCCCGGTGGGTGGAAGGGGCCCTCCGGGAGATAGGACACGACGTCGACGCCCCGTGCGGCGTGGGAGGTTGCTACGCGTGCGCCGTCCGGCTCAACGGCGAGGTGGTTCCGGCCTGCAACTCCAAGCTCACCGAGGGTGACGAGGTCGAGACGGAGGACGTCGACGGAAAGATCCGGGTCGTCAGCGGTTTCCAGCCGCATCCCGTCGGCGGTGTGGGGACCCCGGTCGAGCTGAAGGACAAGCCGGGCTACGTCGAGGCGGCGTGCTTCGCGCACGGTTGTAACCTCAGGTGCCCTCAATGTCAGAACCACTCGATCGCCTTCGGGGCCGCGATGGGCGCGCGGATGCGGCCGGAGGAGGCGGCCCGACTGCTGGTCGGGACGGCCCGAGAGTACGGCGTGAACCGCGTCGCGATCTCCGGTGGGGAGCCGACGCTGAACCGCGAGTTCCTCGTGGAATTCGTCAGGAAGTGCCGTGAGTACGGCGGACCCGACCTCCGAGTGCACGTCGACACGAACGGTACGGTCCTCTCCCCCGACTACGTTGACGAGCTGGTCGAGGCGGGCATGACGGATATAGGGATCGACGTGAAGGGGTTCCGCCCCGAGACGTTCGCCGAGGTGGCCGGAATAGACGTGAAGGGGGCGGCCGAGTACGTAGATGGGGTGCTACGGATCCTGGAGTACCTGGCGGACGAATACCTGGAGGAAGTCTTCGTGGGTGTCGGGATACCGTACAACCCCGAGCTGGTCGACAAGGAGGAGGTCTTCGCGCTGACGGATTGGCTGTACGAGCACCTGGGAGAGGACGTCCAGGTGTGTTACCTGGACTATCGACCGGAGTTTCGGCGTAGAGACCTGCCACTCCCCAAGTACGAGGACATGGTCGAGCTGGAAGAGTACGCCAGATCTTTGGGTTTCCGTAGGGTGCACGCCCAGAAGGTCTCGGTGCGCCGGTGA
- the albA gene encoding DNA-binding protein Alba, producing the protein MAEENVIYVGNKPVTNYVLAVMTQFSEGADEVKLVARGRAISRAVDVAEFIRNNVMPEVEVKDIEIGTEEIETEEGDTISVSTIAITLAKPSE; encoded by the coding sequence GTGGCTGAGGAGAACGTAATCTACGTCGGCAACAAGCCCGTGACCAACTACGTCCTGGCGGTGATGACGCAGTTCAGTGAAGGCGCCGACGAAGTGAAACTCGTCGCCCGTGGCCGTGCGATCAGCCGTGCAGTCGACGTCGCGGAGTTCATCAGGAACAACGTCATGCCGGAGGTCGAAGTTAAGGACATCGAGATCGGCACCGAGGAGATCGAAACCGAGGAAGGCGACACCATCAGTGTGTCTACGATCGCCATCACCCTGGCCAAGCCGTCCGAGTAA
- the purB gene encoding adenylosuccinate lyase: MPVHPIESRYGSDELRRVFSEENKVAKMLEVEAALVRALSEVFDFVPEEAADEVERVVEEITGDEEELRRFVERVKEIEAEIKHDVMALVKALSERCEVGGDYVHLGATSNDVIDTAHALVLREALSIIYRRLHRLAEVLAEKAEEYADLPMVGRTHGQHAVPTTLGMKFAIWAREVVRHLKRLRECANRVLVGQLSGAVGTMAALGEKGPEVQRRVMELLNLRPVTVSNQVIQRDRYAELIALLALIGSTLDKIGREIRNLQRTEIREVEEPFDPEKQVGSSTMPHKRNPIRSERVCSLARVLRSNVQIALENVPLEHERDLTNSASERVILPEQFLLLDEMLRLTIHNLEGLRVYEENIRENLRLTKGLNMAEALMVELVKRGIGRQEAHELVRRLAMRAWEEGRDFAEVVKEEERVRELFGEEELDEVLDPEKYLGVAPDLAREAAEKTRRDLEEIDREMKEVLGVGAG, from the coding sequence TTGCCCGTTCATCCGATCGAGTCACGGTACGGATCGGACGAGCTCCGCCGGGTGTTCTCGGAAGAGAACAAAGTGGCGAAGATGCTCGAGGTTGAGGCGGCCCTGGTACGGGCGCTCTCCGAGGTGTTCGACTTCGTACCGGAGGAGGCCGCGGACGAGGTGGAACGCGTCGTCGAGGAGATCACCGGCGACGAGGAAGAGCTACGACGGTTCGTGGAACGCGTCAAGGAGATCGAGGCGGAGATCAAACACGACGTGATGGCCCTGGTGAAGGCGCTATCGGAGCGGTGCGAGGTTGGCGGGGACTACGTGCACCTGGGCGCTACCAGCAACGACGTGATAGACACCGCGCACGCGTTGGTACTGCGGGAAGCACTGTCGATAATCTACCGCAGGCTGCACCGTCTAGCGGAAGTGCTGGCGGAGAAGGCCGAGGAGTACGCCGACCTCCCGATGGTGGGTCGCACGCACGGTCAGCACGCGGTTCCCACGACGCTCGGTATGAAGTTCGCGATCTGGGCACGCGAGGTCGTGAGGCACCTGAAGCGACTCCGGGAGTGCGCGAACCGGGTACTGGTGGGGCAGCTGTCCGGTGCCGTCGGAACGATGGCGGCGCTGGGCGAGAAGGGTCCTGAGGTGCAGCGTCGGGTGATGGAACTGCTGAACCTCAGGCCGGTGACCGTGTCCAACCAGGTCATTCAGCGGGACCGCTACGCGGAGTTGATCGCACTGCTCGCGCTGATCGGCTCGACGCTGGATAAGATCGGCCGCGAGATCAGGAACCTCCAGCGGACGGAGATCCGGGAGGTCGAGGAACCGTTCGACCCCGAGAAGCAGGTCGGATCCTCGACGATGCCACACAAGCGGAATCCGATCCGTTCCGAGCGGGTGTGTAGCCTGGCGAGGGTACTGCGGTCAAACGTGCAGATAGCGCTCGAGAACGTGCCGCTCGAACACGAGCGGGACCTCACGAACTCCGCGAGCGAGCGGGTGATCCTCCCCGAACAGTTCCTGCTGCTGGACGAAATGCTGCGGCTGACGATCCACAACTTGGAGGGATTACGCGTTTACGAGGAGAACATACGGGAGAACCTGCGGCTGACGAAGGGGCTTAATATGGCGGAGGCACTGATGGTCGAACTGGTCAAGCGAGGAATAGGGCGACAGGAGGCGCACGAGCTCGTGAGACGGCTCGCGATGAGGGCTTGGGAGGAAGGACGTGACTTCGCGGAAGTAGTTAAGGAGGAAGAGCGCGTCCGTGAGCTGTTCGGAGAAGAAGAGTTAGATGAGGTGTTGGACCCCGAGAAGTACTTGGGCGTGGCTCCCGACCTGGCGCGTGAGGCCGCCGAGAAGACCCGACGCGACCTGGAGGAGATCGATCGCGAGATGAAGGAGGTGTTGGGTGTCGGTGCGGGATAA
- a CDS encoding hydantoinase/oxoprolinase family protein produces the protein MAELAVGIDVGGTFTDLVEYDGRELRVRKVPSSPRRPERGFAEALKIVETDPDVVLHATTIGTNAFLGQKGLELPEVALVTTLGFRDAIEIGRQVRPQTYSLSPRKPEPLVPRRLRFEVKERTSPDGEIIVPVDEDKLRRIARRIAVEDVDVVVVAFLHAYANPANECKAKEVLEEELGDVEVVCSHEVCNEYREYERTSTALVNAVLRQIVTEYVERTWDAVRDAGASEYYLMQSDGYAVPAELTLHTPAKLIESGPAAGVVAARYLGETLGRDRLVSFDMGGTTAKAGTVVEGRYEVTKEYEVGGEVHRGRRVRGSGYPVLHRFIDLTECSAGGGTILWTDEAGALRVGPLSAGADPGPVCYGKGGTDPTITDANVVLGRLNRRALLGGEMPIDAEAADRALSELADELGLEPEEAAYQALRLAVEEMARIVRIVTVERGHDPREFSLVAFGGAGPLHAAELAEILEVEEVIVPLHPGVFSAYGLLAAEVAWEHVTPVMRTLEELDDEELRAVVRGTAEKAAERLPREPDDVRIVVEARYRGQAHELEVQTGPDVTADELEEAFHERHRAVHGFQLNAPVEIVNVRALAVIERKPPEPSPLKEGGEGNPKRALVETREVYFREEGYLETPVFDRDALRADDIVEGPAVIEQYDSTTLVPPGWRARVHRSGAILLHRIE, from the coding sequence ATGGCCGAGCTCGCCGTCGGCATCGACGTGGGCGGCACTTTCACTGACCTGGTGGAGTACGACGGGCGGGAGCTCCGTGTCCGGAAGGTTCCGTCGTCACCCCGGCGGCCCGAACGGGGCTTCGCGGAAGCTCTTAAAATCGTCGAGACAGACCCGGATGTTGTCCTTCACGCCACGACCATAGGGACCAACGCGTTTCTGGGTCAGAAGGGGCTTGAACTGCCCGAAGTTGCTCTCGTGACGACACTCGGGTTCCGCGACGCGATCGAGATCGGACGGCAGGTTCGTCCCCAGACCTACTCGCTGTCACCCCGAAAACCCGAACCGCTCGTACCTCGACGGCTCAGGTTCGAGGTTAAGGAGCGTACCTCACCCGACGGTGAGATCATAGTACCGGTCGACGAGGACAAGCTCCGTCGTATCGCCCGCCGTATCGCGGTCGAGGACGTCGATGTGGTCGTCGTCGCTTTCCTCCACGCCTACGCTAACCCGGCCAACGAGTGCAAGGCGAAGGAGGTTCTGGAGGAGGAGCTCGGTGACGTCGAGGTAGTATGTTCGCACGAGGTATGCAACGAATACCGCGAGTATGAGCGGACTTCGACGGCCCTCGTCAACGCGGTCTTACGACAGATCGTCACGGAGTACGTCGAGAGGACCTGGGACGCCGTCCGCGACGCCGGTGCCTCGGAGTACTACCTGATGCAGTCGGACGGATACGCCGTGCCGGCCGAGCTCACCCTTCACACCCCGGCCAAGCTCATCGAGTCGGGTCCCGCCGCCGGAGTCGTCGCGGCCCGATACCTGGGTGAAACGCTGGGTAGGGACCGCCTGGTCTCGTTCGACATGGGTGGAACGACGGCTAAGGCCGGTACGGTCGTCGAAGGCCGTTACGAGGTGACTAAGGAGTACGAGGTGGGCGGTGAGGTACACAGGGGTCGTAGGGTGCGCGGTTCGGGATACCCCGTTCTTCATCGCTTCATCGACCTGACGGAGTGTAGCGCCGGCGGTGGTACGATACTCTGGACCGACGAGGCCGGCGCGCTCCGGGTGGGACCGCTGAGCGCCGGAGCCGATCCGGGTCCGGTTTGCTACGGGAAGGGAGGTACGGATCCGACGATCACCGACGCCAACGTCGTCTTGGGACGCCTCAACCGACGTGCCCTCCTCGGCGGCGAAATGCCCATCGACGCCGAGGCCGCCGATCGTGCGCTCTCGGAGCTCGCGGACGAGCTCGGACTCGAGCCGGAGGAAGCCGCGTACCAGGCCCTGCGCCTCGCCGTCGAGGAGATGGCCCGGATCGTGCGTATAGTCACGGTGGAGCGCGGCCACGATCCCCGCGAGTTCTCGCTGGTCGCTTTCGGTGGTGCGGGACCCTTACACGCGGCGGAGCTGGCCGAGATCTTGGAGGTCGAGGAGGTGATAGTTCCCCTCCATCCCGGCGTGTTCTCGGCGTACGGGCTCCTAGCGGCCGAGGTCGCCTGGGAACACGTCACCCCGGTCATGAGGACGCTCGAGGAGCTCGACGATGAGGAGCTGCGCGCGGTCGTGAGAGGTACCGCGGAGAAGGCGGCGGAGCGCCTGCCGAGGGAACCGGACGACGTCCGGATCGTCGTGGAAGCGAGGTACCGCGGGCAGGCGCATGAGCTCGAGGTTCAGACGGGGCCGGACGTGACGGCGGACGAGCTCGAGGAGGCTTTCCACGAGCGGCACCGCGCCGTTCACGGGTTCCAACTTAATGCCCCGGTGGAAATCGTCAACGTCCGCGCCCTCGCGGTGATCGAGCGGAAGCCACCCGAACCGAGCCCGCTCAAGGAGGGTGGAGAAGGGAACCCCAAGCGTGCGCTCGTCGAGACCCGGGAGGTGTACTTCAGGGAGGAGGGTTACCTGGAAACTCCCGTGTTCGATAGGGACGCCTTGAGGGCCGACGACATCGTCGAGGGACCGGCGGTCATCGAGCAGTACGACTCGACCACCCTCGTACCGCCCGGCTGGAGGGCACGCGTTCACAGGTCGGGTGCTATCCTGCTCCACCGGATCGAGTGA
- a CDS encoding P-II family nitrogen regulator: MDNVLIEIVVDDEDVEEVIDIICEHAKTGRPGDGMIFVIPLEDAVRARTGDRGKDALS, translated from the coding sequence TTGGATAATGTGCTGATCGAGATCGTGGTGGACGACGAAGACGTCGAGGAGGTCATCGACATCATCTGTGAGCACGCGAAGACGGGCAGGCCCGGCGACGGTATGATCTTCGTCATCCCGCTCGAGGACGCCGTCCGCGCGCGCACCGGGGACCGCGGAAAGGACGCACTGTCGTAA
- a CDS encoding DUF5591 domain-containing protein, translating to MSVRDKVRVLRCDCARVLEVEGVETPAPFLIPERLSVAVENVPEVRELVKELEELARPYSVRLTPDDLPSPWTDPAEALSDGSITVYRLESIPDAREFAEVVSKIRRSGSVRAVTVRDPEWIPLLFYLGFDLFDAALCLRLTLEDQLLLDDFSTETVETEDREELLRENWTQLQFCLLRLREAIREGTLRELVESVAARHPRIAEVLRVCDRERAVARYVNLNRNTQIACATDLSFDRPEVTEWLRRVRRYEPPDWVEAVVLLPCSARKPYSRSPTHRRIMRITWNFPVDEIMITSPLGAVPRALERTFPAAHYDVRVTGEWSREEIERSAALIEKIVGDLPIVCHAADGYRKVGKELEERGYDVVYTCRPDGNPASRGALEELRRTLEDLTKGEPGDLREHVPRAVSRFQFGVDVLENVDYRFDGQRVLIDGERAFSVPPTSGLLTLSQLGAELCVSSRVPPIHAEEGTKAEMVDVPEDVLPGFHWPVDLGDEIRPCRVIARPEDVPPDTTVIETR from the coding sequence GTGTCGGTGCGGGATAAAGTCCGGGTCCTTCGGTGTGATTGCGCGCGCGTCCTCGAGGTGGAGGGCGTAGAAACCCCGGCTCCCTTCCTCATCCCCGAACGACTGTCCGTCGCCGTAGAGAACGTCCCCGAAGTGCGAGAACTCGTGAAGGAGCTCGAGGAACTGGCACGGCCGTACTCCGTACGACTCACGCCGGACGACCTGCCGTCCCCGTGGACGGACCCGGCCGAAGCCCTTTCGGACGGATCGATCACGGTGTACCGGCTCGAGTCGATCCCGGACGCTCGGGAGTTCGCGGAGGTAGTGAGCAAGATACGTCGGAGTGGCTCGGTCCGTGCCGTGACGGTGCGAGATCCCGAATGGATCCCCCTGCTGTTTTACCTCGGGTTCGACCTCTTCGACGCCGCACTGTGTCTACGTCTGACGCTGGAGGATCAACTGCTGTTGGACGACTTCTCGACCGAGACCGTGGAGACGGAGGACCGCGAAGAGCTGCTCAGGGAGAACTGGACTCAGCTACAGTTCTGCCTGCTGAGGCTCCGCGAAGCGATCCGTGAGGGCACTTTGAGGGAACTCGTCGAGTCCGTGGCCGCGAGGCACCCCAGGATCGCCGAAGTCCTACGGGTCTGCGACCGGGAACGTGCCGTCGCCCGATACGTGAACCTGAACCGGAACACCCAGATCGCCTGCGCTACCGACCTATCGTTCGACCGTCCGGAGGTCACCGAGTGGCTCCGTCGCGTTCGTCGGTACGAACCCCCGGATTGGGTGGAAGCGGTCGTCCTGCTCCCGTGCTCCGCCCGGAAACCCTACTCACGATCGCCCACGCACCGACGTATCATGCGAATAACGTGGAATTTCCCCGTGGATGAGATCATGATCACCAGCCCACTCGGTGCCGTGCCGAGGGCGCTGGAGAGGACGTTTCCCGCCGCCCACTACGACGTTCGAGTCACCGGGGAATGGAGTCGAGAGGAGATCGAGCGCTCGGCGGCGCTTATTGAGAAGATAGTGGGAGACCTCCCGATAGTGTGCCACGCCGCGGACGGTTACCGGAAAGTCGGAAAGGAGCTGGAAGAAAGAGGATACGATGTCGTTTACACGTGCCGCCCCGATGGGAACCCCGCCTCCAGGGGGGCGCTCGAGGAGCTCCGCCGGACCCTAGAGGATCTCACGAAGGGTGAGCCCGGGGATCTCCGTGAGCACGTACCCCGAGCCGTTTCGAGGTTTCAATTCGGTGTCGACGTGTTGGAGAACGTGGACTACCGATTCGACGGACAGCGCGTACTCATCGACGGGGAGAGGGCCTTTTCAGTCCCCCCGACCTCGGGTCTCTTGACCCTATCTCAGTTGGGTGCCGAACTTTGTGTGAGCTCCCGGGTACCGCCGATCCACGCCGAGGAGGGAACGAAAGCCGAGATGGTGGATGTTCCCGAAGACGTGCTCCCGGGATTCCATTGGCCGGTCGACTTGGGGGATGAGATCCGACCGTGTCGAGTGATCGCCCGACCCGAGGACGTTCCACCCGACACAACAGTGATCGAAACCAGATAA